From Marinobacter alexandrii, one genomic window encodes:
- a CDS encoding YfiR family protein yields the protein MQRIILSITILLISSLGVKLSAQIGKFQALYLLNFTKNIEWSENNVTIGVVGNSKALIELESLVEKYPNLSLRKISASESVDQCQMIFLPTSQSRNISLIQDKIGNKPIVLVSEDESMIDKGAEIAFYMEGNKLKFLINKSAVEESGVSVGEKLFSVGKVVN from the coding sequence ATGCAAAGAATAATACTAAGTATTACCATTCTACTGATTTCAAGCTTAGGAGTTAAACTTTCAGCTCAGATAGGTAAGTTTCAAGCACTCTATCTATTGAATTTCACAAAGAACATTGAATGGTCGGAAAATAATGTTACCATTGGAGTGGTAGGAAATTCCAAGGCTTTAATTGAGTTAGAATCACTTGTAGAGAAGTATCCCAATTTGTCTTTGAGAAAAATTTCAGCGAGCGAATCAGTCGATCAATGCCAAATGATTTTTTTGCCTACATCGCAATCAAGAAATATTAGTCTGATACAAGATAAGATAGGAAATAAACCAATTGTGCTTGTGTCAGAGGATGAATCAATGATTGATAAAGGAGCCGAAATTGCCTTCTACATGGAAGGTAATAAGCTGAAATTCCTGATAAATAAATCAGCGGTTGAGGAGTCTGGAGTTTCCGTTGGAGAAAAGCTTTTTTCCGTCGGAAAAGTTGTGAACTAG
- a CDS encoding methyl-accepting chemotaxis protein — MKNVFPKIKLGVGRRIAFGYALIIVLTSIGGFYGVFILQKSRSIDREVTEYYLPLVDKLEKLNLVINSSEKLINNWVFSPDMDEKEELKKIHQVGFSSIQSDILAIQEIRENELLDDSLQIQLDLINESIGYQKQIMTMLNSYKDYDNDSIVFAALPILEEEITPVLTSVSGWINKKVQVLQVRSNDLIQEKYQSFSSVQTVIMSLTLISILLGVFWSIFATRSILKPIKRLSNLISKMARGELPEWDLTTSSDEIGDMTRQLQELRNGLERTTSFALKIRNGNLGTDYELLSNDDTLGKSLISMRDNLKKVINETNEVVKQVIDQGKLDSQLNLEDKEGAWAELSGSINDLFDSISIPIKSIEKILTSMAQGDLSPRYTENSKGEIKNLTDSLNLALQNLGDLLNEILNNAIVIDESTSEMLSNGEEMSTSTGEIASAISQMSHGAQSQVQKVDESSQLVENILRSSQEMASRSEEINIAAKNGVSNSEKGTQIISNVTSSIDEIKGVSLSTNESMQVLLQRSSEIERVLGVITDIASQTNLLALNAAIEAAQAGDAGRGFAVVAEEIRKLAEDSRSSAKEIESLISAVSGDTQKTAQMMESMSQSVQKGVEASKEASIVFEEMASSSGQTLNHSEDILNSSNIQSEKIKDVVNITESIVVIAEQTSAGTEEVASSSTELSAGMTNYIQKSKTLNDISLKLKEGLSKFKLS, encoded by the coding sequence ATGAAAAACGTTTTTCCAAAGATTAAGCTAGGTGTTGGTCGAAGAATTGCCTTTGGTTATGCGTTAATCATAGTGCTTACCTCTATAGGTGGTTTTTATGGAGTTTTTATTCTTCAAAAAAGCAGATCGATTGATAGAGAAGTGACTGAGTATTATCTGCCTTTGGTAGATAAACTAGAAAAGTTAAACCTGGTTATTAATTCATCTGAGAAGCTGATAAATAACTGGGTTTTCTCACCCGATATGGATGAAAAGGAAGAATTAAAGAAAATCCATCAAGTAGGATTTTCTTCAATCCAGAGCGACATTTTGGCAATTCAGGAAATACGTGAAAACGAACTTCTCGATGACAGTCTTCAAATACAACTTGATCTTATTAACGAAAGCATTGGTTATCAGAAGCAGATAATGACGATGCTAAATAGTTATAAGGACTATGACAATGATTCTATTGTTTTTGCAGCTCTGCCAATTCTGGAGGAGGAGATAACTCCTGTTCTCACTAGTGTTAGTGGTTGGATAAACAAGAAAGTCCAGGTGTTGCAAGTAAGATCCAATGACTTGATTCAGGAAAAATATCAGTCATTCAGTTCGGTTCAAACTGTAATCATGTCACTCACGCTTATTTCAATACTTTTAGGTGTGTTTTGGTCAATTTTTGCAACCAGATCTATTTTGAAGCCAATAAAAAGACTCAGTAATTTAATTTCAAAAATGGCGAGAGGTGAACTGCCAGAATGGGATTTGACTACTTCCTCCGACGAGATAGGGGACATGACAAGGCAGCTTCAAGAACTTAGAAACGGACTAGAAAGAACTACCTCTTTTGCACTAAAAATTAGAAATGGGAATCTTGGGACAGATTACGAACTCTTGAGTAACGATGATACATTAGGTAAATCATTAATTTCGATGAGAGATAATTTGAAAAAGGTAATCAATGAGACCAATGAAGTTGTAAAGCAGGTAATCGATCAGGGCAAATTGGATAGCCAGCTGAACCTTGAAGATAAAGAGGGCGCTTGGGCAGAGTTAAGTGGTTCAATAAATGATTTATTCGATTCAATTTCGATACCTATTAAGTCAATCGAGAAAATATTGACCTCAATGGCTCAAGGAGATCTTAGTCCTAGGTATACTGAAAATTCAAAAGGTGAAATAAAAAATCTTACGGATAGCTTGAATCTGGCTTTACAAAACCTCGGTGACCTATTGAATGAAATATTAAATAATGCCATCGTTATCGATGAATCGACATCTGAAATGCTCTCGAACGGAGAAGAGATGTCAACCAGTACAGGTGAAATAGCAAGTGCTATCTCTCAAATGAGTCATGGTGCTCAATCGCAGGTTCAAAAAGTAGATGAATCATCACAGTTGGTAGAGAATATCCTTCGCAGTTCACAAGAAATGGCATCCCGGTCCGAAGAAATTAATATTGCAGCCAAAAACGGTGTATCTAATAGTGAGAAAGGAACTCAAATAATCAGCAATGTGACATCAAGTATTGATGAGATAAAAGGAGTTTCTTTATCAACAAATGAATCAATGCAGGTTCTACTCCAGCGATCAAGCGAAATCGAACGTGTATTAGGAGTAATAACAGACATTGCATCCCAAACAAATTTACTAGCGCTTAATGCCGCTATCGAAGCGGCACAGGCAGGAGATGCAGGCAGAGGGTTTGCAGTTGTGGCTGAAGAAATACGTAAATTGGCCGAGGATTCAAGGAGTTCAGCGAAGGAGATCGAGTCATTGATTTCTGCCGTAAGCGGAGATACCCAAAAGACAGCTCAAATGATGGAATCAATGAGCCAAAGTGTGCAAAAGGGGGTGGAAGCCTCCAAAGAAGCCTCTATTGTATTTGAGGAAATGGCTTCCTCATCCGGTCAAACATTAAATCATTCTGAAGACATATTGAATTCCTCGAACATCCAGTCTGAGAAGATCAAAGATGTGGTAAATATTACTGAATCCATTGTCGTAATTGCAGAACAAACTTCGGCAGGAACAGAGGAAGTTGCATCCTCATCTACAGAGTTATCCGCCGGAATGACTAACTACATCCAAAAATCTAAGACACTAAACGATATTTCACTAAAATTGAAGGAAGGATTGAGTAAGTTCAAGCTTTCTTAG
- a CDS encoding ParA family protein, whose protein sequence is MTTISIVNQKGGTGKTTTSINLGSALTKLGQKVLILDMDSQGNLGYSVGLDDGETISDVFEGNAQIQDIIQDREGMDIIPSDMRLVDIELSLIEMDDRHKVLDSYLSKISKKYDYVLIDCPPSLSILAVNALYASDKVIVPMLLEVLSLQGLDQIIQTIQKINSSYKKKLEVLGILPVMVDKRRKLSEEVTDYIKENYDLKIFESMIRNNVKASEAPSFGQSVIAYAPNSNSGKDYMSFAEEVIRLN, encoded by the coding sequence ATGACAACAATTTCTATAGTCAATCAAAAAGGGGGAACTGGTAAAACAACCACGTCCATTAACTTGGGAAGTGCGCTCACCAAACTTGGCCAAAAAGTGCTGATTTTGGATATGGATTCTCAGGGAAACCTGGGTTACAGCGTCGGGCTTGATGATGGAGAGACCATTTCTGATGTGTTTGAGGGGAACGCCCAAATTCAAGATATAATTCAAGATCGTGAGGGGATGGATATTATTCCTTCTGATATGCGTTTGGTAGATATAGAGTTGTCATTAATTGAAATGGACGATCGTCACAAAGTCCTTGATTCATATCTAAGTAAGATCTCAAAAAAATATGACTATGTATTGATAGATTGTCCACCCTCTTTGTCTATTTTGGCAGTTAACGCACTTTATGCATCTGACAAGGTCATTGTTCCTATGCTTTTAGAAGTGCTCAGCTTACAAGGGCTGGATCAAATAATTCAAACCATTCAAAAAATCAATTCATCTTATAAAAAGAAATTGGAAGTTTTAGGCATTTTGCCAGTGATGGTAGACAAACGCAGAAAATTATCTGAAGAAGTTACGGATTATATTAAAGAGAATTACGATCTCAAAATCTTTGAATCCATGATACGAAATAATGTGAAGGCGTCAGAAGCACCTTCGTTTGGGCAAAGTGTTATTGCTTATGCTCCAAATTCAAACAGTGGCAAGGACTATATGTCTTTTGCAGAAGAAGTAATAAGATTAAATTAA
- a CDS encoding methyl-accepting chemotaxis protein yields MTGVFVSLFGRFNIAKKIALGSVIVISLVTISGIYSLVTLKSTRSIDNLMTKEYYPLISNLKDFEDLIVKTNSLSTNWMYLPNPEDKKVLIDIQKNIYPQLKIDIQGIIDSWKPENKDSILQLLTAYDKVIPHIENLQNSLNSDEAYQDDFLLFDLIPMLDDEISIPLKALNEKTISERQQLEVQSEKLLASKFESFDGVESVIISMTVLAILIGILTTYLSTRSIVTPVRKVNELIKDLSKGEIPSFEAKETKDEVGDMTKSMKILCAGLENTAKFANEIRQGNLMVDHQLLSENDILGKSLTAMRDNLRNVIDETNSVVLLVAEEGNLSQKLSLENKEGAWRDISDSINQLFESIARPLHPMNEVLESVAAGDLSVRVEADLKGDFKKLTENLNFALSNLNSFLSDIRSNANIIDESTTEMLSNGEEMSTSTGEIASAISQMSHGAQSQVQKVDESSQLVENILRSSQEMASRSEEINMAAKNGVSNSEKGTQIINNVSSSIGEIKGVSTSTNESMQVLLQRSSEIARVLGVITDIASQTNLLALNAAIEAAQAGDAGRGFAVVAEEIRKLAEDSRNSAKEIESLITDVNDDTKKTAQMMETMSQSVEKGVDASREASVVFEEMASSSSQTLNHSEDILNSSNTQSDKIKDVVNITESIVVIAEQTSAGTEEVASSATELSAGMTNYIQKSKTLNDISLKLKEGLSKFKLNSGDD; encoded by the coding sequence ATGACAGGTGTATTTGTTTCACTTTTCGGAAGATTCAACATTGCAAAAAAAATAGCCTTAGGTAGTGTGATAGTTATATCTCTAGTCACTATCAGCGGCATTTATAGCCTGGTTACTCTGAAGTCAACCAGAAGTATAGACAACCTGATGACCAAGGAATACTATCCACTGATCAGTAATTTGAAGGATTTTGAAGACCTCATCGTTAAAACGAATAGTCTATCCACCAATTGGATGTACTTACCTAATCCAGAGGATAAAAAGGTATTAATTGATATTCAGAAAAATATTTACCCACAATTAAAAATTGATATCCAAGGCATTATTGACTCTTGGAAACCTGAGAATAAAGATAGTATTCTACAACTTCTAACGGCTTATGATAAGGTCATTCCACATATTGAAAATCTACAAAATAGTCTCAATTCAGATGAAGCATATCAAGATGACTTTTTGTTATTCGACCTGATTCCTATGTTAGATGATGAGATTTCCATTCCACTTAAGGCTCTGAATGAAAAGACCATTAGTGAAAGACAGCAACTTGAAGTTCAATCAGAGAAGCTATTAGCATCAAAATTTGAATCTTTTGATGGAGTTGAGTCAGTCATTATTAGTATGACTGTGTTAGCAATTTTGATAGGAATACTGACTACCTATTTATCCACCAGATCCATTGTAACCCCCGTAAGAAAGGTTAATGAACTCATTAAAGACCTGAGCAAAGGCGAAATACCTTCATTCGAAGCAAAGGAAACCAAAGATGAGGTAGGGGATATGACCAAATCTATGAAAATCCTGTGTGCTGGACTTGAAAATACCGCAAAGTTCGCGAATGAAATAAGACAAGGAAACTTAATGGTGGATCATCAACTATTGAGTGAAAATGACATCTTAGGAAAATCTCTTACAGCGATGAGAGATAACCTACGAAATGTGATTGATGAGACCAACTCTGTTGTTCTATTGGTTGCCGAGGAAGGTAATTTGTCGCAGAAACTATCATTAGAAAATAAAGAAGGAGCTTGGAGAGATATTAGTGACTCAATTAATCAACTTTTCGAATCTATTGCTCGCCCTCTACATCCAATGAATGAAGTGCTCGAATCAGTTGCGGCAGGAGATTTATCCGTTCGTGTTGAAGCAGATTTAAAAGGTGATTTTAAGAAACTTACAGAGAATTTGAACTTTGCCTTATCCAACCTGAATTCATTCTTATCCGATATAAGAAGTAACGCGAATATCATTGACGAGTCTACCACAGAGATGCTCTCCAATGGAGAAGAGATGTCAACCAGCACAGGTGAAATTGCAAGTGCCATATCTCAAATGAGTCATGGCGCCCAGTCACAGGTTCAAAAAGTAGATGAATCATCCCAGTTAGTAGAGAATATCCTTCGTAGTTCGCAGGAAATGGCCTCCAGATCAGAAGAGATCAACATGGCGGCTAAGAATGGTGTGTCAAATAGTGAGAAAGGAACTCAAATAATCAATAACGTATCATCAAGTATTGGTGAAATTAAGGGAGTCTCTACATCTACAAATGAGTCTATGCAAGTTTTGCTTCAGCGGTCAAGTGAAATAGCTCGTGTATTAGGGGTGATCACTGATATCGCATCACAAACCAATCTACTGGCACTTAATGCTGCCATAGAAGCTGCACAAGCTGGGGATGCCGGTCGTGGTTTTGCAGTGGTAGCTGAGGAGATACGCAAATTGGCTGAGGACTCTAGAAACTCTGCAAAGGAAATTGAATCACTGATTACTGACGTAAATGATGATACGAAGAAAACAGCTCAGATGATGGAGACGATGAGTCAGAGTGTAGAAAAAGGAGTAGATGCATCAAGAGAAGCATCGGTGGTATTTGAAGAAATGGCTAGTTCTTCAAGTCAAACATTAAACCATTCTGAAGATATTTTAAATTCATCAAACACACAGTCTGACAAGATCAAAGACGTGGTAAATATCACAGAATCGATCGTGGTTATTGCAGAGCAGACTTCAGCCGGAACAGAGGAAGTGGCATCCTCAGCTACCGAGTTATCAGCAGGGATGACCAACTACATCCAAAAATCTAAGACACTAAATGATATTTCACTAAAACTGAAGGAAGGGTTGAGTAAGTTCAAGCTGAATTCAGGAGACGATTAA
- a CDS encoding outer membrane beta-barrel protein, which produces MRKKGIFFIINERRSKGKLLLISSFFLAFAGLHNSAQAQIEEKVRINGYSSFEYEYRLSDEGNSDPNGSFDADLFDIVLNVDISSRLRFATDITWEHGTATEEGIGNAAVEYAFPEYTIRNWLKVRVGKMFLPFGIYNEIHTAKPAFLAVKEPLSTNKPDKFGADERFYPRWATGISVLGNFSVNTINFEYNVQVSNGYQENTNPFEEDDNTQKAIAARLLMQPIPGLKVGFSTYSDRITELDDTTGEDTGERTKLSSFSTHAEYSVGDFGLEFEYITGKTDPSDPTDLKKDAFEGMLYYTLKDRFTPYFRYEYLDPDKDVEDDTANMLSFGLNTLVDKNYFLKLQYNRISSGEANARFNAVDFSEFQAAVVLGF; this is translated from the coding sequence ATGAGAAAAAAAGGAATATTTTTTATAATTAATGAAAGGAGGTCCAAAGGAAAATTGCTCTTGATCTCTTCATTCTTTCTGGCTTTTGCTGGGTTGCATAATTCAGCGCAGGCACAAATAGAAGAAAAAGTAAGAATTAATGGTTATTCAAGTTTTGAATATGAATACCGTCTCTCTGATGAGGGCAATAGTGATCCTAATGGTTCCTTCGATGCTGATCTTTTCGATATCGTTCTTAATGTGGATATAAGCTCCAGATTAAGGTTTGCTACAGATATTACCTGGGAACACGGAACAGCCACTGAAGAAGGAATTGGAAATGCAGCTGTAGAGTATGCATTCCCAGAGTATACTATAAGAAACTGGTTGAAGGTAAGAGTCGGAAAAATGTTTTTACCATTTGGAATTTATAATGAAATTCATACGGCAAAACCTGCCTTTTTGGCCGTTAAAGAACCATTAAGTACGAATAAGCCAGATAAGTTTGGAGCGGATGAAAGATTTTATCCAAGATGGGCCACAGGAATATCAGTGCTAGGTAATTTTTCAGTTAATACTATCAATTTTGAATACAATGTTCAAGTGAGCAATGGATATCAGGAAAACACCAATCCTTTTGAGGAAGATGATAATACACAAAAGGCTATTGCTGCTAGACTTTTAATGCAACCAATACCTGGCTTGAAAGTAGGATTTTCAACGTATTCAGACAGAATTACAGAATTGGATGATACAACTGGCGAGGATACTGGTGAAAGAACTAAGCTTAGTAGTTTTAGCACTCATGCAGAATACAGTGTAGGTGATTTTGGATTAGAATTTGAATACATCACAGGAAAGACTGATCCATCTGATCCTACTGATTTGAAAAAAGATGCTTTTGAGGGCATGTTATATTATACCTTGAAAGATAGGTTTACACCATATTTTAGATATGAATACTTAGATCCAGATAAGGATGTAGAGGATGATACAGCAAACATGTTGAGCTTCGGTTTAAACACGCTTGTAGATAAAAACTACTTCCTTAAGCTTCAGTATAACCGAATTAGTTCTGGTGAAGCAAATGCAAGGTTTAATGCTGTTGATTTTTCAGAATTTCAAGCAGCAGTGGTACTTGGTTTCTAA